The Gemmatimonadota bacterium sequence GGGCCTTCCTGCCGCCCGAGACCAGCGAGGCGCTGGCCGCCCTGGAGCCCGTGGTCCAGAGCGAGCAGCCGGTGCTCTTCGAGGTCGGGAGTGAGGAGGAGTACCTGCGGGCGCAGAGGCTGGCGAGCGAGTTCAAGCTGGACGCCTGGTACCGGGGCAGCGGCCAGGAGTACCGCATCCTGGATGTGCTCACGGGCCGGAGCGAGCCGCTCATCGTCCCGCTGGCCTTCCCGGACGCGCCCGACGTCGACGATCCGGAAGCGGCGCTGAACGCCAGCCTGGGCGAGCTGCGCCACTGGTATCTCGCGCCCACGAGCCCGGGCCAGCTCGCGCGAGCCGGCATCCGCTTCGCCATCACGTCGGACGGACTGTCCTCGCTCAACCAGTTCCTGCCCAACCTGCGCATCGCGGTCGCGCGGGGTCTGTCCACCGAGGCCGCGCTGGCGGCCCTGACCACCACGCCCGCGGGCTGGCTGGGCCTCGAGCGCACGCATGGCACCATCGAGCGCGGCAAGGTCGCCAACCTGGTCGTCAGCGAAGGCGACCTCTTCACGGAGGAGGCCACCGTCCGCGACGTGTGGGTGCAGGGACGCGTGTACGGCGTGACCCGACCCGCGCAGGTGGATCCGCGCGGGACGTGGCGGATCGCCTCCGACGACGAGTGGGGCTTCGAGGCCGAGCTCCGGCTGGAAGGGCCGCTCAACCGCTTGAGCGGCAGCATCGACGTCGCGAGCGGTGGCGGCGAAGGCGCCAGCATCGACCTGGCCTCCGCCAGCGTGGTGGCCGAGACGGGACGCATCGAGGTGCGCTTCGACGGCGAGCCGTTGGGCTACGAGGGCACCGTGCTCCTGGCCGGCTCGGTCCAGGGGGACGAGTTCTTCGGCTGGACGTCGCTCCCCAACGGAGCCGATCCATCCTTCCAGGGCACGCGCGTGGCCGCCTTCGAGGGCGCGGCCCGTGGGACGGTGGCGATGAACGTGCCGCAGCTCGACCTGCCGTTCATCCGGCCGATGATGGAGTACGGCCGCACGTCCATCCCGGAGCAGCCCGCGGCCGTGGTGGTGCGCAATGCCACCGTCTGGACGCAGGGCCCGCAGGGCCGGATGGAGAACGCGGACCTGCTGATCCGCGCGGGCAAGGTGGCGGAGGTGGGTGTAGACCTGAACGCGCCTCGCGGCGCGGTGGAGATCGACGCGTCCGGCAAGCACGTGACGCCGGGCCTGATCGACCCGCACATCCACTCGGGCGTGAGCGCGGTCAACGAGAGCGGCTTCGCGATCGTGCCCGAGGTGCAGATGGGCGAGGTGCTCACGCACAACAACATCTGGATGTACCGCCAACTGGCCGGCGGCCTCACCACCGCACACGTCAAGCACGGCTCCGCCAACCCCATCGGGGGCGAGAACGTGTTCGTGAAGATGCGCTGGGGTGCGTTGCCCGAGGACCTGAAGCTGCAGGGCGCGCCGCGCACGGTGAAGTTCGCGCTGGGAGAGAACCCGAAGCGGCGTCAGGGTCGATACCCCGACACCCGCATGGGCGTGCAGGAGATCATCCGCGACCACTTCATGGCCGCGCGCGACTACGAGCGCGAATGGAAGCGGTGGGAAGAGACGCAGGAGGGGATCCCGCCCCGCCGTGACCTCCGCATGGAGGCCATCCTGGACATCCTGAACCAGGAGTTGCTGATCTCGTCCCACGGGTACCGCGCCGACGAGTTCCTGGCGCTCATTCGACTGGCCGAGGAGTTCGGCTTCCGCGTCCAGACGCTCCAGCATGGTGTGGAGGCCTACAAGATCGCCTCCGAGCTGGCCGCATCCGGTGTGGCCGCCGTGGTGTGGAGCGACTGGGGCGCGTTCAAGATGGAGGCCTACGACGCCACGGCGTACAACGCGCGCATCCTGATGGAGGCGGGGGTGGTCACGTCCCTGCACTCCGACGACGCCGAGATCGCCAGCCGCATGAACTGGGAGGCGGGCAAGCTGCTGCGCACCGGCGTGGGCGAAGAGCAGGCGTTGTCCACCGTCACCAACCAGGCCGCCAAGGCCGTGGCCATCGACGACAAGGTGGGCTCGCTGGAGCCCGGGAAGGACGGGGACTTCGTGATCTGGAGCGGCGATCCGCTCTCGCAGTTCACGCGGGCCGAGCAGACCTGGATCGATGGGCGCCGGTACTTCTCGCTGGAGGAGGACGAGGCGATGCGCGAACAGATCCAGCGCGAGCGCACCCAACTGATCCAGGCCATCCTGGCGGTACAGGGGAACGGGAACGGGAACGCCGCAGGCGCGCGGCGGGGGAGGAACTGACCATGACCACGACGATGCGAGGCCGCATGAGCAACCCCGTGCGCACGAGCCTGGGTGCCCTGACGCTGGCCGCGGCGCTGTCGCTGACGTTCGCACCGGCGCCCTCGGCGGCGCAGGTGCGGATGACGGTGCCGCCGCAGTCGGAGCCGATCGCGCTCCAGGGCGCGACGATCCACACCGTGACCAACGGGGTGATCGAGAACGGCGTGATCGTCTTCGAGAACGGCCTGATCACGGCCGTGGGCGCCGCCGGGCAGGTCCAGATCCCGGCCGGGGCACGTGTGGTGGACGCGGCCGGCAAGCACATCTACCCGGGCCTCGTGGACGCCTACAGCACGGTGGGCATCAGCGAGATCGGCGCGGTGGACGTCTCCAACGACGTCAACGAGCTCGGTGACTTCAACCCGAACGTGCACGCGGACGTGGCGGTCAACGCCGAGAGCCGCCACATCGGGACCACCCGTTCCGCGGGTGTGCTCGTGGCCATGACCACGCCCGGCGGCGGGCTCATCTCCGGCATGTCGTCCGCGATGAGCCTCGAGGGGTGGACGTGGGAGGAGATGTCGATGGAATCCTCCGCGGCGCTCAACGTGAACTGGCCGGATCCGCATCCGCGTCGCCGGCGCTTCGGCGGATTCGGCGGCCCGCAGGAGGACCCGCCGAGCTACGAGGAGCAGGTCCAGCAGATCAAGGACTTCTTCGCGGAGGCGCGCGCCTACCGGGACGCCGTGGCGGCCGGGGAGGAGGTGC is a genomic window containing:
- a CDS encoding amidohydrolase family protein, whose product is MRATVTVLGLTLALAGGLGAQQATRTEPVTGLRDNGTGYHALVGARVVTAPGQVLDNATIVIRDGLIQQVGRNVQAPAGARVWDLSGLTVYPGFIDAHADLGMDDVPEGGDVGPTHWNPQVRAWFSTTANLQDDADRRSALRSQGFGTALAVPKQGIFRGTASVVNLGDAGVRDRVLRPNLVQSIGFERSFALGGSYPNSAMGVIALMEQTFMDADWYIRAWDAYEQSGRAFLPPETSEALAALEPVVQSEQPVLFEVGSEEEYLRAQRLASEFKLDAWYRGSGQEYRILDVLTGRSEPLIVPLAFPDAPDVDDPEAALNASLGELRHWYLAPTSPGQLARAGIRFAITSDGLSSLNQFLPNLRIAVARGLSTEAALAALTTTPAGWLGLERTHGTIERGKVANLVVSEGDLFTEEATVRDVWVQGRVYGVTRPAQVDPRGTWRIASDDEWGFEAELRLEGPLNRLSGSIDVASGGGEGASIDLASASVVAETGRIEVRFDGEPLGYEGTVLLAGSVQGDEFFGWTSLPNGADPSFQGTRVAAFEGAARGTVAMNVPQLDLPFIRPMMEYGRTSIPEQPAAVVVRNATVWTQGPQGRMENADLLIRAGKVAEVGVDLNAPRGAVEIDASGKHVTPGLIDPHIHSGVSAVNESGFAIVPEVQMGEVLTHNNIWMYRQLAGGLTTAHVKHGSANPIGGENVFVKMRWGALPEDLKLQGAPRTVKFALGENPKRRQGRYPDTRMGVQEIIRDHFMAARDYEREWKRWEETQEGIPPRRDLRMEAILDILNQELLISSHGYRADEFLALIRLAEEFGFRVQTLQHGVEAYKIASELAASGVAAVVWSDWGAFKMEAYDATAYNARILMEAGVVTSLHSDDAEIASRMNWEAGKLLRTGVGEEQALSTVTNQAAKAVAIDDKVGSLEPGKDGDFVIWSGDPLSQFTRAEQTWIDGRRYFSLEEDEAMREQIQRERTQLIQAILAVQGNGNGNAAGARRGRN
- a CDS encoding amidohydrolase family protein encodes the protein MTTTMRGRMSNPVRTSLGALTLAAALSLTFAPAPSAAQVRMTVPPQSEPIALQGATIHTVTNGVIENGVIVFENGLITAVGAAGQVQIPAGARVVDAAGKHIYPGLVDAYSTVGISEIGAVDVSNDVNELGDFNPNVHADVAVNAESRHIGTTRSAGVLVAMTTPGGGLISGMSSAMSLEGWTWEEMSMESSAALNVNWPDPHPRRRRFGGFGGPQEDPPSYEEQVQQIKDFFAEARAYRDAVAAGEEVRSDSRYGAMIPALDGEIPVIVAADGVAQINDAITWAEEEGIQIVIRGGRDAIHVADRLVANDIPVILTSTMAAPERDYDGYDGAYRRPAQLHEAGVKFAISGGAGALYSNRLPWEAGVAVAFGLPEEEALKAVTINAAQFMGISDKVGSLEPGKQATLLITTGTPLDMTSDIEQAYIQGREIDMMDIQKFFFEKYMAKVLQLRRLTM